In Planctomycetia bacterium, one DNA window encodes the following:
- the asnB gene encoding asparagine synthase (glutamine-hydrolyzing): protein MCGICGYVGDHRPELLEPMCNAMRHRGPDDSGMWHDAAARVGLGHRRLSIIDLSPAGHQPMATPDGRIQIVFNGEIYNFEEHRERMMAAGRTFRGHSDTEVLLYLYEEMGADFVHALNGIFALAIWDARDRSLLLARDHAGIKPLYYWLDGERLFFASEIKALLRAPGVPRELNLDRLPDYLTFLWVPGEETMLKAVRKLEPGHAMRWRDGRVQSWRWFSLRYEPDDGPCESDWIDQVHDTFMAATRRQMMSDVPLGALLSGGTDSTAIAACMRHSYPDREIRCYTFETPSEDMARDQFEADHPFAVRVAKHLNITLRSCVLRPNVIELLPKMVYHNDEPDADPTVFPSYLLSKMARDDGTTVLLSGMGGDEMFFGYRSHQALRRLEQFGWIPRWLLAPALASACGAASAMMGAQSALPRRLRKFRKALLGDGVERFEALSDWSSAATRERLFGPALTTAAANGGASRGRSAILKYYNEFAGRGELNRRSHILIQTFLAAHNFMYTDKSSMATSVEVRVPFLDVELMRLCARIPERHKLKGMTTKYLLKEAMARYIPRDILYRSKTGFGPPLRKWMAVDFSGITNDLLGERVLRRRGLFDPAAVAAVIRENAANTADHAYLLFALLTLEVWMQTFIDRPGEEVTLSA from the coding sequence ATGTGCGGCATCTGCGGATATGTTGGCGATCATCGTCCCGAGCTGCTGGAGCCGATGTGCAACGCCATGCGCCATCGGGGACCGGATGATTCCGGCATGTGGCATGATGCCGCGGCGCGCGTGGGTCTGGGCCATCGCCGGCTATCGATCATTGATCTTAGTCCGGCGGGGCACCAGCCGATGGCGACGCCGGACGGGCGCATTCAGATCGTCTTCAACGGCGAGATCTACAATTTCGAGGAACATCGCGAGCGAATGATGGCGGCGGGTCGAACGTTTCGCGGGCACAGCGATACGGAAGTGTTGCTCTATCTGTACGAGGAAATGGGTGCGGATTTCGTGCACGCGCTCAACGGCATCTTCGCGCTGGCGATCTGGGATGCGCGCGATCGGTCGCTGCTCCTGGCGCGCGACCACGCCGGCATCAAGCCGCTCTATTACTGGCTGGACGGCGAGCGGTTGTTCTTCGCGTCGGAGATCAAGGCACTGCTTCGCGCGCCGGGTGTGCCACGCGAACTTAACCTTGATCGCCTGCCGGATTACCTGACGTTCCTGTGGGTGCCGGGCGAGGAGACCATGCTCAAGGCGGTCCGCAAGCTTGAGCCGGGCCATGCGATGCGATGGCGTGACGGGCGGGTGCAATCGTGGAGGTGGTTCTCGCTAAGGTATGAGCCGGACGACGGACCGTGCGAGTCGGACTGGATCGACCAGGTGCATGACACATTTATGGCAGCTACGCGCCGGCAGATGATGTCGGACGTGCCGCTGGGCGCGCTGCTCTCGGGAGGCACGGATTCGACCGCCATCGCGGCGTGCATGAGGCATTCCTATCCCGACCGCGAGATCCGCTGCTACACGTTTGAGACGCCCTCGGAGGACATGGCACGCGATCAGTTCGAGGCCGATCATCCCTTCGCCGTGCGCGTCGCGAAGCACCTGAATATCACGCTGCGAAGCTGCGTGCTTCGCCCAAACGTGATTGAATTGCTACCGAAAATGGTTTATCACAACGATGAGCCGGACGCCGACCCGACGGTGTTCCCGTCGTACCTGCTCTCGAAAATGGCACGAGATGACGGCACGACGGTGCTGCTGTCGGGCATGGGTGGCGACGAGATGTTCTTTGGCTATCGGAGCCATCAGGCGCTGCGACGGCTGGAGCAATTCGGTTGGATTCCGCGGTGGCTGCTGGCGCCGGCGCTGGCGTCGGCGTGCGGCGCGGCATCAGCCATGATGGGGGCGCAGAGCGCGCTGCCCCGACGGCTGCGAAAGTTTCGCAAGGCGTTGCTCGGCGACGGCGTGGAGCGGTTCGAGGCGCTTTCGGACTGGTCCAGCGCGGCGACGCGTGAACGATTGTTTGGCCCGGCGTTGACAACCGCGGCGGCGAATGGCGGCGCATCGCGGGGACGCTCGGCGATTCTCAAGTATTACAACGAATTCGCCGGTCGCGGCGAACTGAACCGGCGCTCACACATTTTGATCCAGACGTTCCTCGCGGCACACAATTTCATGTACACGGACAAGTCGAGCATGGCGACCTCGGTGGAGGTTCGCGTGCCGTTTCTCGACGTGGAGTTGATGCGGTTGTGCGCCCGCATCCCCGAGCGACACAAGCTCAAGGGCATGACGACAAAGTACTTGCTCAAAGAAGCCATGGCGCGCTACATCCCGCGCGATATTCTCTATCGCAGCAAGACCGGTTTCGGCCCGCCGCTGCGAAAATGGATGGCCGTCGATTTCAGCGGCATCACGAACGATCTGCTGGGCGAGCGCGTGCTGCGCCGGCGCGGACTTTTTGATCCCGCCGCCGTTGCGGCCGTCATCCGAGAGAACGCGGCCAACACGGCCGACCACGCATACCTGTTGTTTGCGCTGCTTACGCTGGAAGTATGGATGCAGACATTCATCGACCGCCCCGGCGAGGAAGTGACGCTCTCCGCGTGA
- a CDS encoding glycosyltransferase family 4 protein, producing MKLIYIHEYFVTNEGTSGTRSYDVSRHLVEMGHQVTVITGLHDQSGLPPMPRWRLFRTHAIDGIKVVVCNAYYSNKLRVVARLWCWAKFALLALWACLREKQPDLIFATSTPLTVGIPGRIGAALKRVPYVFEVRDLWPEDLLDAGRIKPGLQYWLWERLEKFCYARAKKILLVSQGFHNRLLERGFDPARLQTILLGADGSLFAEAQPDHAFMQQQGLGGKTIAIYTGAHGDANGLFQLLDAAERLKDRPDIAIVLMGEGKMKEALRTAARERGLTNVYLMDPVPKHRLPGVLRAAHVGLMILKQITRPRWVTPNKIFDYMFAGLPSIVNFAGTTADMIVADGAGVASRPGDADDLAAKIRHWADHPAEREAVGRRAREIAFARYDRRMIARQLAEVFEDAARNEERASAVFSTGATPKRR from the coding sequence GTGAAGTTGATTTATATTCACGAGTATTTCGTGACCAACGAAGGCACGAGCGGAACGCGCAGCTACGACGTGAGCCGACACTTGGTCGAGATGGGCCATCAGGTGACGGTCATCACCGGCTTGCACGATCAGAGCGGCCTGCCGCCGATGCCGCGCTGGCGGCTGTTTCGTACGCACGCGATCGACGGCATCAAAGTCGTCGTCTGCAACGCCTATTACAGCAACAAGCTGCGCGTCGTGGCGCGGCTTTGGTGCTGGGCCAAATTCGCCTTGTTGGCGCTGTGGGCTTGTCTTCGAGAGAAGCAGCCCGATCTCATCTTTGCCACGAGCACGCCGTTGACGGTGGGCATTCCCGGTCGGATTGGAGCTGCGCTGAAGCGCGTGCCATACGTGTTTGAAGTTCGCGATTTGTGGCCGGAGGATTTGCTCGATGCCGGGCGCATCAAACCGGGCCTGCAATACTGGCTCTGGGAGCGGCTGGAGAAGTTTTGTTACGCCAGGGCGAAGAAAATCCTGCTCGTCTCGCAGGGTTTTCACAATCGCCTGCTGGAGCGAGGCTTCGACCCGGCGCGGTTGCAGACGATACTGCTGGGCGCGGATGGCAGCCTCTTCGCGGAGGCGCAACCGGATCATGCATTCATGCAGCAGCAGGGCCTGGGCGGCAAGACGATAGCAATTTACACGGGGGCGCATGGCGATGCGAACGGATTGTTTCAATTGCTCGACGCGGCGGAGCGACTGAAGGATCGGCCCGACATCGCCATCGTGCTGATGGGCGAGGGAAAGATGAAGGAGGCGCTTCGCACGGCAGCGCGCGAGCGGGGTCTGACGAATGTGTACCTGATGGACCCCGTGCCCAAGCATCGCCTGCCTGGCGTGCTGCGGGCGGCGCACGTCGGCTTGATGATCCTCAAACAGATCACGCGTCCGCGATGGGTGACGCCGAATAAGATATTCGACTACATGTTCGCGGGCCTTCCGAGCATCGTGAACTTCGCCGGTACGACGGCGGACATGATCGTGGCCGACGGCGCCGGCGTGGCAAGCAGGCCCGGCGATGCGGACGATCTGGCCGCAAAGATTCGCCATTGGGCCGATCACCCGGCCGAGCGCGAGGCCGTCGGCCGGCGCGCGCGGGAGATCGCCTTTGCCCGATACGACCGGCGCATGATCGCTCGACAGCTAGCAGAAGTTTTTGAGGACGCGGCGCGCAATGAAGAGCGTGCTTCCGCGGTTTTTTCAACTGGGGCGACGCCCAAACGACGCTGA
- a CDS encoding alginate lyase family protein has product MSGWLRKVEAVRRMGWGWGLWRAGYELRRRTGWLKRQFPTPVWSEVSLHSLLRDGVPPEPEAYRAYREQSSGTFLFGLGKLPSREVLERIAGASGVRRAVQVADDFCTGKFLYFSRHVFDLGTPVDWRRNPFLNRRLASDAHWCDWTAFSPEQGDIKDVWEPSRFSCAFWLVRAYAMTGDEKYPQAFWRLFESWCEQNSPNRGPNWRCGQETAFRIMAWCFALWGFWKSPVTTPQRVAAMVAALAVSAARIEPNIDYAVSQKNNHAISEALGLFTVGALFPELRDATRWQRSGRRILEREVLRQTYADGSYVQQSMNYHRVMLHDCLWAWRLAELNGMPLSSDVRARVAAAAEFLFEMLDESSGSVPNYGANDGALVLPLSSGGYRDYRDTIGAAMFIATGKRVLPAGPWDEAILWLCGAGAVENTPAVRHPAARRFDVGGYYTLRTGRTWAMIRCHRYLDRPGHVDMLHLDLWHDGVNVLRDCGTYRYYAPREPGMEKYFKDIAAHNTVQVGEGGPLELVSRFIWLPWPGARCTRHSADSFVGEHDAYARPPWNVMHRRSVDASDPRKWIVTDDLIGGGEQSLILRWHLVDGPHELESTGHRVILRAACGRVRIAIEGPSGTALRVKRGVERDGEIAGWASEYYGERAPAPVLEATCRAVLPTRFVTTIELPDAGEAPA; this is encoded by the coding sequence ATGAGCGGATGGTTGCGCAAGGTCGAGGCGGTCCGCCGGATGGGCTGGGGCTGGGGGTTGTGGCGCGCGGGGTACGAGCTGCGGCGGCGCACCGGCTGGTTAAAGCGACAGTTTCCGACGCCGGTGTGGAGCGAGGTGTCGCTTCATTCACTGCTGCGCGACGGGGTTCCGCCGGAGCCGGAGGCCTACCGCGCGTACCGCGAGCAATCATCTGGGACGTTTCTGTTCGGCCTCGGGAAACTTCCATCGCGGGAAGTTCTCGAGAGAATCGCCGGCGCGAGCGGCGTCCGGCGCGCGGTGCAAGTGGCGGATGATTTCTGTACCGGCAAGTTTCTCTATTTCAGTCGACATGTATTTGATCTGGGCACTCCCGTCGATTGGCGGCGGAATCCGTTCCTGAACAGACGCTTGGCCAGCGACGCACACTGGTGTGACTGGACGGCCTTCTCGCCGGAGCAGGGCGACATCAAGGATGTCTGGGAACCATCGCGTTTTAGCTGCGCGTTTTGGCTGGTTCGTGCCTACGCGATGACGGGTGACGAAAAATACCCCCAGGCATTCTGGCGGCTCTTTGAATCGTGGTGCGAGCAGAATTCGCCGAATCGCGGGCCGAATTGGCGATGCGGGCAGGAGACCGCCTTTCGCATCATGGCGTGGTGTTTTGCGTTGTGGGGGTTCTGGAAAAGCCCGGTGACGACGCCGCAGCGCGTGGCGGCGATGGTCGCGGCATTGGCGGTCAGCGCTGCGCGAATCGAGCCGAACATCGACTACGCGGTCTCGCAGAAGAATAATCACGCGATCAGCGAAGCGCTTGGGTTGTTCACGGTCGGCGCGCTCTTCCCCGAGTTGCGCGATGCGACCCGGTGGCAGCGGTCGGGGCGCCGAATCCTCGAGCGCGAAGTGCTGCGGCAGACTTACGCCGACGGCAGCTACGTGCAACAGTCGATGAACTACCACCGCGTCATGTTGCACGATTGTCTTTGGGCGTGGCGACTGGCGGAGTTGAACGGGATGCCGCTCTCGTCCGATGTGCGCGCGCGGGTGGCGGCGGCGGCGGAATTCCTGTTTGAGATGCTGGACGAATCGAGCGGAAGCGTGCCGAACTACGGCGCGAACGACGGCGCGCTGGTGCTGCCGCTGTCGAGCGGGGGCTATCGGGATTATCGTGACACGATCGGCGCGGCGATGTTTATCGCTACGGGAAAGCGCGTGCTTCCCGCCGGCCCGTGGGATGAGGCGATTCTGTGGTTGTGCGGTGCGGGAGCAGTTGAGAATACGCCCGCGGTTCGGCATCCGGCCGCTCGGCGATTTGACGTTGGCGGGTATTACACCCTGCGAACCGGCCGAACGTGGGCGATGATCCGTTGTCATCGGTACCTGGATCGCCCGGGCCATGTGGATATGTTGCACCTGGACCTCTGGCACGATGGCGTAAACGTATTGCGCGACTGTGGGACGTATCGATACTACGCACCGCGCGAGCCGGGGATGGAGAAGTATTTCAAGGACATCGCCGCGCACAACACCGTGCAGGTCGGCGAGGGTGGGCCGCTTGAATTGGTTTCGCGCTTTATCTGGCTTCCGTGGCCCGGCGCGCGATGCACGCGTCATAGCGCGGACAGTTTCGTAGGCGAACACGATGCCTACGCTCGGCCGCCGTGGAACGTGATGCACCGGCGCAGCGTGGACGCATCCGACCCGCGCAAATGGATTGTCACGGACGATCTCATCGGCGGCGGTGAGCAATCGCTAATACTGCGTTGGCATCTGGTGGACGGACCGCATGAATTGGAATCGACCGGTCACCGGGTGATTCTGCGGGCGGCCTGCGGTCGTGTTCGGATCGCCATCGAAGGGCCGAGCGGAACCGCCCTGCGGGTGAAGCGCGGGGTTGAACGCGACGGTGAAATTGCCGGCTGGGCGTCGGAGTATTACGGCGAGCGGGCTCCCGCACCGGTGCTGGAGGCGACCTGCCGTGCGGTGCTGCCGACACGATTCGTGACGACGATCGAACTACCGGACGCCGGGGAGGCACCCGCGTGA
- the asnB gene encoding asparagine synthase (glutamine-hydrolyzing), translated as MICGICGIVDLASPVASADVERMVASIRHRGPDDCGVVARGPVGLGHARLSIIDLSPTGRQPMSTPDDRYTIVFNGEVYNFPSMRRRLEERGVAFRGTSDTEVVLHAFAEWGADAFAQFNGMFALAIWDATAERLTLARDRFGIKPLYLHQDVRTLAFGSEMKALLCSDRIARRMNWAALHEYLYYGYPIGSNTFYQGIRELSPGSYATFDAAGLRETRYWHLERTPAVRDAFQPAARRVADLLDKAVQSHLISDVPVGVFLSGGVDSSAITALASRHYSGRLQTYSASFDFDKGVDERPKARLIAQRFDTDHHEVRVEGRRMPDVIETLVRCHDEPFGDAADIPLFLLCEQLRGSVKVILQGDGGDEIFAGYRRYNVLSFNPLWQAMAAFRGMLKLLPRGPLHQRATRFFRAIGHSDPALQMALYLTQEDFLDPPTRLFSPDAQQQLALHDPFAAYHEAYSRLKDFDTVQRALYTDCLILLPDMFLEKVDKSTMAHGIEVRVPFLDANLTDYALGLPSGIKVKYGQKKRILRAALRGIVPDEILDAPKEGFGVPYQYWLRDSLAGYLRSVLLDDSIHQWGIFDRAALERTIQEHTSGQRNHGFLLWKLLNLGLWYCMYLQGRTEPDSVRSTAVTATRI; from the coding sequence GTCCCCCACCGGGCGGCAGCCGATGTCGACGCCCGATGATCGCTATACGATTGTATTTAACGGAGAAGTGTACAATTTTCCGTCGATGCGCCGGCGACTGGAGGAGCGAGGCGTCGCCTTTCGCGGCACGTCGGACACCGAAGTGGTGTTGCACGCGTTCGCCGAATGGGGTGCCGATGCATTCGCGCAGTTCAATGGAATGTTCGCACTGGCGATCTGGGACGCGACCGCAGAGCGGCTCACCCTCGCCCGAGACCGATTCGGCATCAAACCGCTGTATCTGCATCAGGACGTTCGAACGCTGGCATTCGGCTCGGAGATGAAGGCCCTGCTGTGCAGCGACCGGATCGCACGGCGGATGAACTGGGCAGCGCTTCACGAATACCTCTATTACGGATACCCCATCGGCTCGAACACGTTTTATCAGGGTATCCGCGAACTGTCGCCCGGTTCCTATGCGACGTTTGATGCCGCCGGATTAAGGGAGACACGTTACTGGCATCTCGAGCGAACACCGGCGGTGCGGGATGCGTTCCAACCAGCCGCGCGCCGCGTGGCGGACTTGCTGGACAAGGCGGTTCAGTCTCATCTGATCAGCGATGTGCCGGTGGGCGTGTTTCTTAGCGGCGGAGTGGATTCGTCCGCCATTACGGCGCTGGCCAGTCGACACTATTCAGGGCGGCTCCAGACGTATTCCGCGAGTTTTGATTTTGACAAGGGAGTGGACGAGCGACCCAAGGCGCGCTTGATCGCGCAGCGTTTCGACACGGACCATCACGAGGTTCGCGTGGAGGGGCGGAGGATGCCCGACGTGATCGAGACGCTGGTGCGCTGCCACGATGAACCGTTCGGCGATGCTGCGGACATCCCGTTGTTCCTGTTGTGCGAGCAGCTTCGCGGCAGTGTGAAAGTCATCTTGCAGGGCGATGGCGGTGATGAAATTTTTGCCGGGTACCGCCGATACAACGTCTTATCGTTCAACCCGCTCTGGCAGGCCATGGCTGCGTTTCGCGGAATGCTGAAGCTGCTGCCGCGCGGGCCGCTGCATCAACGGGCGACGCGGTTCTTCCGGGCGATCGGCCATTCAGATCCTGCGTTGCAGATGGCGCTGTACCTGACGCAGGAAGATTTCCTCGATCCGCCGACGCGACTCTTCAGTCCAGACGCGCAGCAACAGCTTGCCTTGCACGATCCGTTTGCTGCATATCACGAGGCCTACAGCCGGCTGAAGGACTTCGATACCGTTCAGCGAGCACTTTATACCGATTGCCTCATCCTGCTGCCGGACATGTTTCTTGAGAAAGTAGACAAATCCACGATGGCGCACGGCATCGAGGTGCGCGTGCCGTTTCTGGACGCGAACTTAACGGACTACGCGCTGGGGCTGCCGTCCGGGATCAAAGTGAAATACGGCCAGAAGAAACGAATCCTCCGAGCGGCTTTGCGCGGCATCGTTCCGGACGAAATTCTCGACGCACCCAAGGAAGGCTTCGGCGTTCCTTATCAATACTGGCTCCGCGATTCGCTGGCGGGCTATCTGCGATCGGTGTTGCTGGATGATTCGATTCATCAATGGGGCATTTTTGATCGCGCCGCGCTGGAACGCACGATTCAGGAGCATACCTCCGGTCAGCGCAACCACGGCTTTTTGCTCTGGAAGCTGCTGAATCTCGGGCTGTGGTATTGCATGTATCTTCAAGGCCGCACCGAACCTGATTCGGTGCGCTCAACGGCGGTCACCGCCACCCGCATATGA
- a CDS encoding ATP-grasp domain-containing protein: MESQTKASLPVIESMARAGVRVACGSEKRFNSGFMSRRCRERHVYPSPRDRKREFQEWLLALCERRRFEMLFAVGHYGALAVCEIQEELRRFTKLLIPPLSNFREAYEKIPTMKAAQRAGVPIPDSWFPEDEGGIGAVIPRIERWPVLVKPSVGVGARGITWCYNADELRENYTRISAEQGVCYVQDFVPPGGMQYKVDMLVGDEQRVLAGVVYGKTRMYPPDGGSSVLNFSADRPDIIELSRRMLIELKWTGFCDFDFVDDPRDRVAKLMEINPRFPESFNMGCSIGIDFPGMMLRLARGEAVQPVTDYPKNRFLRFLPGDLLWFLRVSNKQRFSTWPSWFRFFDRDTAYQLIRAKDPGPILGYALENLAALFDRRTRRERLRLQSGARRPLGNP; the protein is encoded by the coding sequence ATGGAATCGCAGACCAAGGCGTCTTTGCCGGTGATCGAGTCGATGGCGCGGGCCGGTGTGCGCGTGGCGTGCGGCAGCGAAAAGCGCTTCAACAGCGGATTCATGAGCCGGCGTTGCCGGGAGCGACACGTCTATCCATCGCCGCGCGATCGCAAGCGTGAGTTTCAGGAATGGCTGCTCGCGCTGTGTGAGCGGCGGCGGTTTGAAATGCTCTTCGCTGTGGGGCATTACGGCGCGCTGGCGGTTTGCGAGATTCAAGAGGAACTGCGGCGGTTCACGAAGTTATTGATCCCGCCGTTGTCGAACTTCCGCGAGGCGTACGAAAAAATCCCGACGATGAAGGCGGCGCAGCGCGCGGGTGTGCCCATCCCCGATTCGTGGTTTCCGGAGGACGAAGGCGGGATCGGGGCCGTGATCCCGCGCATTGAACGTTGGCCTGTTTTGGTGAAGCCGAGCGTCGGCGTTGGCGCGCGGGGGATCACCTGGTGTTACAACGCGGACGAACTGCGCGAGAACTACACGCGCATCAGCGCCGAGCAGGGCGTCTGCTACGTGCAGGATTTCGTTCCGCCCGGCGGCATGCAGTACAAGGTGGACATGCTCGTGGGCGACGAGCAACGTGTGCTCGCCGGCGTCGTCTATGGCAAGACGCGCATGTATCCGCCTGATGGCGGCAGCAGCGTGTTGAATTTCTCGGCGGATCGCCCGGACATCATCGAACTATCACGCCGCATGCTGATCGAGTTGAAGTGGACGGGATTCTGTGATTTCGATTTTGTCGACGACCCGCGCGATCGCGTCGCGAAGCTCATGGAGATCAACCCGCGCTTTCCCGAGAGCTTCAACATGGGCTGTTCAATCGGGATTGACTTCCCCGGAATGATGCTGCGACTGGCGCGCGGTGAAGCGGTCCAGCCCGTCACCGACTACCCGAAGAATCGATTCCTCCGATTTCTTCCAGGCGACTTGCTCTGGTTCCTGCGCGTCTCGAACAAGCAGCGCTTCTCCACGTGGCCGAGCTGGTTTCGATTCTTCGACCGTGATACGGCCTATCAACTCATCCGCGCGAAGGATCCCGGCCCGATTCTGGGTTACGCGCTGGAGAATCTTGCCGCGCTGTTTGATCGTCGAACGCGTCGCGAGCGACTGCGCCTGCAAAGCGGCGCGCGTCGTCCTCTTGGCAATCCCTGA
- a CDS encoding glycosyltransferase family 4 protein → MNEKSSALARPIRVMIIGTLPPPIGGAGVSLQHLVNLLGERSDVRVTMVNTSGVRGRPLTAPFRFARIVCRMLVGAARAEVVSLQSMPSGIPFIGPFAWLAARIWKRPLMIRMFGGESFLEGQGLGAALMRWIVRRCDLYLAQTKQLVAEAQAAGLRRVEWYATSRPMSDAAPTVEASRPCRKFVFLGHVKPLKGIEELIAAGERMENDVTIDVYGPLMDGLTESRFAKLTRVRYRGTIPAGTGVRVLQDYDAMVFPTYWPGEGYPGVVIEAFAAGLPVIATRWRNIPEIVDDSCGLLIEPRNVDALHDAMQKLVRDAALFRRLRQGALRQRDFFDSRRWVEKFVIWCRELANPARDQGAAVEESQSRQTVTRDRISEPRS, encoded by the coding sequence ATGAACGAGAAATCGTCTGCGCTCGCACGGCCCATCCGCGTGATGATCATCGGCACGTTGCCGCCGCCGATCGGCGGCGCCGGCGTGTCGTTGCAGCACCTGGTGAATCTGCTCGGCGAGCGAAGCGATGTTCGCGTGACCATGGTGAACACCTCCGGCGTACGCGGCCGGCCCCTGACGGCGCCGTTTCGCTTTGCGAGGATCGTCTGTCGCATGCTCGTGGGCGCGGCCCGCGCAGAGGTCGTCAGCTTGCAATCGATGCCGAGCGGCATCCCGTTCATCGGCCCGTTTGCCTGGCTGGCGGCGCGGATATGGAAGCGGCCCCTGATGATTCGCATGTTCGGCGGTGAGAGTTTCCTGGAGGGTCAGGGCCTCGGCGCAGCGCTCATGCGGTGGATCGTTCGACGCTGCGACCTGTACCTGGCACAAACCAAACAACTCGTCGCCGAAGCCCAGGCCGCCGGGTTGCGACGCGTCGAGTGGTACGCGACCAGCCGGCCGATGTCCGACGCCGCGCCGACGGTGGAGGCCTCGCGCCCTTGTCGCAAGTTTGTCTTTCTCGGTCACGTCAAGCCGCTCAAGGGCATCGAAGAGTTGATTGCGGCCGGCGAGCGGATGGAGAACGATGTTACGATAGATGTATACGGTCCTCTGATGGACGGATTGACGGAATCGCGCTTTGCGAAGCTGACCCGCGTGCGCTATCGCGGGACCATCCCGGCCGGGACAGGCGTTCGCGTGTTGCAGGATTATGACGCGATGGTGTTTCCGACGTACTGGCCCGGAGAGGGGTATCCGGGCGTCGTCATCGAGGCGTTTGCGGCGGGGCTGCCGGTGATCGCGACGCGCTGGCGGAATATCCCGGAGATCGTGGATGATTCGTGCGGCCTGTTGATTGAGCCGCGGAATGTGGACGCGCTCCATGATGCGATGCAGAAGCTGGTGCGGGACGCTGCGTTGTTCCGTCGTTTGCGACAAGGCGCCTTGCGCCAGCGCGATTTCTTTGATTCGCGGCGGTGGGTGGAGAAGTTCGTCATCTGGTGCCGGGAGCTGGCGAACCCAGCGCGGGATCAGGGTGCAGCCGTCGAGGAATCACAATCGCGTCAGACTGTGACGCGCGATCGGATATCGGAGCCTCGATCCTAA
- a CDS encoding GNAT family N-acetyltransferase, with the protein MANRYWTIRLAEAAELESLLALVRSLPGERYQGASSEYWQWRYLNDAGFAATIVAAVHDGQLIGVQPVSFFDWQWGDVRLTGAMYTGVVTHPDHRRKGVFRSLIDASNDLAAQRGAQFCMTLPNDASLPGFLKFGDWKYPGCIPMWMKVLDGGKLLASKIGPLGRLVGWIPDLLFSRRSRSNGSAAIELAATASVSTELEAVSERFARLAGGCMIRRTAAYWNWRHSGPLSMYRTLIAGKNGRLVGAICTTSQPRMGVEIGLIVDVVAEDSQVLRALIAAADTEFRRLGCAIATCQSTSLILNDALREEGYRLPPRAVMPKQFHFVYRPTGVPGLPREPASMNDWHLTFGDSDNV; encoded by the coding sequence TTGGCAAATCGGTACTGGACAATTCGGCTTGCGGAGGCTGCGGAACTGGAATCCCTGCTCGCGCTCGTGCGCTCGCTGCCGGGCGAGCGTTACCAAGGTGCGTCGAGTGAATACTGGCAATGGCGATACCTGAACGACGCCGGCTTCGCCGCGACCATCGTGGCGGCCGTACACGATGGGCAGTTGATCGGCGTGCAACCGGTGTCGTTCTTTGATTGGCAGTGGGGCGACGTGCGATTGACCGGCGCGATGTATACTGGGGTAGTAACGCATCCGGACCACCGGCGCAAGGGAGTCTTTCGCTCCCTGATCGACGCGTCGAACGACCTCGCGGCGCAGCGCGGGGCGCAGTTCTGCATGACGCTGCCGAACGATGCGTCGCTGCCGGGCTTCCTCAAGTTCGGCGACTGGAAGTATCCCGGCTGCATTCCCATGTGGATGAAGGTGCTCGATGGCGGCAAGCTGCTCGCCTCGAAGATCGGGCCTTTGGGGCGGCTCGTCGGCTGGATTCCCGATCTGTTGTTCTCCCGGCGCAGTCGGTCGAACGGCAGCGCAGCAATTGAGTTGGCGGCGACGGCGAGCGTTTCGACAGAGCTTGAGGCGGTGAGCGAGCGATTCGCCCGGCTCGCCGGCGGTTGCATGATTCGTCGGACCGCGGCCTACTGGAACTGGCGTCACTCGGGTCCGCTTTCGATGTATCGAACGCTGATCGCAGGAAAGAACGGTCGCCTCGTTGGCGCGATCTGCACGACCAGTCAGCCGCGAATGGGTGTGGAAATCGGATTGATCGTCGATGTCGTCGCGGAGGATTCGCAGGTGTTGCGGGCGTTGATTGCCGCCGCGGATACCGAATTCAGGCGACTGGGCTGCGCCATTGCGACGTGTCAATCAACGAGCCTGATTTTGAACGATGCGCTGCGTGAAGAAGGGTATCGCCTTCCTCCTCGCGCGGTGATGCCCAAGCAGTTTCATTTTGTGTATCGGCCCACCGGGGTGCCGGGCCTCCCGCGCGAGCCCGCATCGATGAATGACTGGCACCTGACCTTTGGTGACTCGGACAATGTCTGA